The sequence below is a genomic window from Bradyrhizobium septentrionale.
TCGGCTCACCGAGCCAATGCAGCAGGTTCAGCCTGCGATGGTCCCGCAGATCATCCAGCTTGCGAAGCTGCCCGACCCGGCGACGGGCAAGAAGCCCGCGCCACGCTGGATGCATTGGATGCTATGGACCAGCATCGCGATCTTCGCGCTGCTGGTGCTGCTCGTCGCGACCGCGCCAAAGCACTAATCTTCGGTGATCCGGGCGGTGCCCGACAACTTGCCGTGAACGGCCTTGCCGAGGCGCTCAAGCACCTCCGGCGTCTTTTCCTTCAGCGCGGGCTCGAGGAATGGCCGCGGCACCATGCGACTGGTGCCGAGCTCCTGCCAGACGGCGATCTTGCTGTCCGTGCCGATGGTCGCCTCGTTGTGTCCGACCGTGTGATGGATCGAGTCGCGCAGCTCGCCGGTGCGCAGCAACGG
It includes:
- a CDS encoding HK97-gp10 family putative phage morphogenesis protein → MTKTMSLFEAAKFFGTVGLEIEHETHRALEGAAKVVEKQAKDYIGTYDAKWPTTWLPLSERTKRDRVNKGFAADKPLLRTGELRDSIHHTVGHNEATIGTDSKIAVWQELGTSRMVPRPFLEPALKEKTPEVLERLGKAVHGKLSGTARITED